One Candidatus Woesearchaeota archaeon DNA segment encodes these proteins:
- a CDS encoding NAD(P)H-hydrate epimerase, translating into MISVKDMRAREQSAGVPSQILMGRAGTTVVTELKQKLAITKKQILVVCYHGNNGGDGFVVANLLSKEAEVDVLFLGDEEKLRDPARHYYKEVVDNPIIQFVDAETADFSSYAVIIDAIFGIGFTGKLPEEIYDVVHAINASSAYKVSVDVPTGLNADTGEGTEQSVQADLIVTFHDTKPGLEQFKEKVVVADIGLGQSS; encoded by the coding sequence ATGATAAGCGTAAAAGATATGCGAGCACGTGAACAAAGTGCTGGAGTTCCGTCACAAATACTCATGGGTCGTGCAGGTACTACGGTAGTTACTGAACTGAAACAAAAGCTCGCTATTACCAAGAAACAGATTTTGGTGGTTTGTTATCATGGGAATAATGGTGGCGATGGATTCGTTGTTGCCAATCTTCTCAGCAAAGAAGCAGAGGTTGATGTCCTTTTTCTTGGAGATGAGGAGAAATTAAGGGATCCTGCACGGCACTATTACAAAGAGGTCGTTGACAATCCGATTATCCAGTTCGTTGATGCTGAAACTGCTGATTTTTCTTCATATGCTGTCATTATCGATGCCATTTTTGGGATTGGATTTACGGGCAAGCTCCCTGAAGAGATTTATGATGTTGTCCATGCAATAAACGCGTCATCTGCGTATAAGGTATCTGTTGATGTTCCTACGGGTTTGAATGCTGATACGGGTGAGGGAACAGAACAATCAGTGCAGGCTGACTTGATTGTCACCTTTCATGACACAAAGCCAGGACTTGAGCAGTTCAAAGAAAAAGTAGTTGTCGCTGATATTGGGCTTGGCCAGTCTTCATGA